A genomic region of Oncorhynchus mykiss isolate Arlee chromosome 16, USDA_OmykA_1.1, whole genome shotgun sequence contains the following coding sequences:
- the gpatch11 gene encoding G patch domain-containing protein 11: MAEDEDDYMSDAFLSQIPDVKPGIPMVKRVKEALRKEVLHKEKNVKNRQKTIKELEQESREMAQHSTISNQNKGFALLQKMGYKAGQGLGKQGAGRVEPIPLNIKTDRGGIGMEGVKKRKAEEELEHYRQKARAKQQNEKQSLEDFRVRMRTEREEQKIEGDLRRSQKACEQLDSQKGVPVPREDWYWPKLVVEEEEEEEDKVVEDEEEEEDKVVEEDELTSLDKLQILTSYLRGVHFYCIWCGTAYNDEEDLCSNCPGDAAVDHDD; encoded by the exons ATGGCTGAAGACGAAGATGATTATATGTCTGATGCCTTTCTCAGTCAAAT ACCAGATGTGAAGCCCGGTATCCCGATGGTGAAGCGTGTGAAGGAGGCCCTAAGGAAAGAGGTGCTTCACAAGGAGAAGAACGTTAAGAATCGCCAGAAGACTATTAAAGAGTTGGAacaggagagtagagagatgGCACAGCATAGCACCATTAGCAACCAGAACAAGGGCTTTGCTCTGCTGCAGAAGATGGGCTACAAAGCTGGACAAGGCCTGGGGAAGCAGG GGGCGGGAAGAGTCGAACCTATTCCATTAAATATCAAAACAG ACCGAGGGGGCAtcgggatggagggagtgaagaAGAGGAAAGCGGAGGAGGAACTTGAACATTACCGTCAGAAAGCCCGGGCCAAACAACAGAATGAGAAGCAGTCCCTGGAGGACTTCAG AGTgaggatgaggacagagagggaagagcaaAAGATTGAGGGGGACCTCAGGAGGAGTCAGAAAGCCTGTGAGCAGCTGGACAGTCAgaag GGTGTCCCGGTGCCCAGGGAAGACTGGTACTGGCCTAAACTGgttgttgaggaggaggaggaggaggaagacaaggtggttgaggatgaggaggaagaggaagacaaggtggtggaggaggatgagTTAACT TCACTGGACAAGCTACAAATTCTGACATCATATTTAAGAGGGGTCCATTTTTACTGCATATGGTGTGGCACCGCTTACAATG ATGAGGAGGATCTGTGCTCTAATTGCCCTGGAGACGCAGCTGTAGACCACGATGACTGA